One Streptococcus sp. zg-86 DNA window includes the following coding sequences:
- the trpS gene encoding tryptophan--tRNA ligase, whose product MTKPIILTGDRPTGKLHIGHYVGSLQNRVRLQNEEQYEMFVFLADQQALTDHAKEPQKIVESVGQVALDYLAAGLDSRKSTIFIQSQIPELAELSMYYMNLVSLGRLERNPTVKTEIAQKGFGESIPTGFLVYPIAQAADITAFKANYVPVGVDQKPMIEQTREIVRSFNHAYQTDVLVEPEGIYPSHEGAGRLPGLDGNAKMSKSLNNGIYLADDMDTLKKKVMSMYTDPDHIKVEDPGKIEGNMVFHYLDVFGREEDKAEIEAMKEHYQRGGLGDVKTKRYLLEILERELAPIRERRLEFAKDMGEVYNMLQKGSEKARQTAAQTLSEVKAAMGLHYFN is encoded by the coding sequence ATGACAAAACCAATTATTTTAACAGGAGACCGCCCGACTGGCAAATTGCATATTGGCCACTATGTCGGTAGTTTACAGAATCGTGTTCGTCTACAAAATGAAGAACAGTATGAAATGTTTGTCTTTTTGGCAGATCAGCAGGCTTTGACGGATCATGCTAAGGAGCCACAAAAGATTGTTGAGTCGGTTGGGCAAGTTGCATTAGACTATCTAGCTGCAGGATTAGATTCTAGGAAATCTACTATTTTCATTCAAAGTCAAATTCCAGAATTGGCTGAGCTATCTATGTATTATATGAACTTGGTTTCATTAGGGCGTTTAGAGCGTAATCCGACTGTTAAGACTGAGATTGCTCAAAAAGGTTTTGGAGAGAGTATTCCGACTGGATTTTTAGTCTATCCTATTGCTCAGGCAGCCGATATTACAGCCTTTAAAGCAAACTACGTACCAGTTGGTGTCGATCAAAAACCGATGATTGAGCAAACGCGTGAAATTGTCCGTAGTTTTAATCATGCCTATCAAACGGATGTTCTAGTTGAACCAGAAGGCATTTATCCTAGCCATGAAGGTGCTGGTCGATTACCAGGATTGGATGGCAATGCTAAGATGTCTAAGTCACTCAATAATGGGATTTATCTAGCTGATGATATGGATACTCTGAAGAAAAAAGTGATGAGTATGTACACAGATCCTGATCATATTAAGGTTGAAGATCCAGGAAAGATTGAAGGCAATATGGTTTTCCATTACCTAGATGTGTTCGGCCGTGAGGAAGATAAAGCGGAAATAGAAGCTATGAAGGAGCATTATCAACGGGGTGGTTTGGGAGATGTGAAGACCAAACGCTATTTATTGGAAATCTTAGAACGAGAATTAGCTCCTATTCGTGAACGTCGCTTAGAATTTGCGAAAGACATGGGTGAAGTCTATAACATGCTTCAAAAAGGAAGCGAAAAAGCACGTCAAACAGCTGCCCAAACCTTATCGGAAGTGAAAGCAGCAATGGGGTTACATTATTTCAACTAA
- a CDS encoding YitT family protein, which yields MKQKLTDFALVTIGSFISAIAFNSMFVENHIASGGVGGLAISMNALFGWNTANFVLYANIPLLLLCFFLLGKEVFIKTVYGAWIYPIFIKLTAGLPTLTHNVLLAAIFGGVVLGFGLGLVFIGHSSTGGTGIIIQLFEKYTPIPLGTSMALVDGIVVGLGFVAFDADTVMYSIIALLSITYAVNLVMAGADSSRNVMIISKHHRQIEKYITKVADRGVTELPIIGGFTGQENRMLMTTVSRLEYQKLETNILSIDETAFIIVMPATQVKGRGFSLQKTHQNLEEDILIPM from the coding sequence ATGAAACAAAAATTAACAGATTTTGCCCTAGTCACTATTGGATCATTCATTTCTGCTATCGCCTTTAATAGCATGTTTGTTGAAAACCATATTGCTTCCGGGGGTGTTGGAGGACTTGCTATTAGTATGAACGCCTTGTTTGGTTGGAATACTGCGAATTTTGTACTCTACGCGAATATTCCCCTCCTTCTCCTATGTTTTTTCCTCTTAGGAAAAGAAGTTTTTATCAAAACAGTTTATGGCGCGTGGATTTATCCGATTTTTATTAAATTGACAGCAGGTTTACCAACCTTGACACATAATGTATTGCTCGCAGCCATCTTTGGAGGAGTTGTCCTTGGATTTGGTCTTGGGCTTGTCTTTATTGGTCATTCATCAACTGGTGGGACAGGTATCATTATTCAGTTGTTTGAAAAATATACTCCTATTCCATTGGGAACAAGTATGGCATTGGTTGATGGAATTGTCGTTGGACTAGGATTTGTTGCTTTTGATGCAGACACTGTCATGTACTCTATCATCGCTTTACTTTCCATTACCTATGCTGTCAACCTTGTTATGGCAGGAGCTGATTCTTCACGGAATGTGATGATTATCTCAAAACACCATAGACAAATAGAAAAGTACATTACAAAAGTGGCAGATCGTGGTGTGACTGAACTTCCAATTATCGGTGGATTTACAGGTCAAGAAAACCGCATGTTGATGACAACTGTCTCAAGACTAGAATATCAAAAATTGGAGACGAATATCCTTTCCATTGATGAAACAGCCTTTATTATTGTCATGCCTGCTACACAAGTAAAAGGTAGAGGATTTAGTTTACAAAAGACGCATCAAAATTTAGAAGAAGATATTCTGATTCCGATGTAA
- a CDS encoding ATP-binding cassette domain-containing protein, protein MLTVSDVSLRFSDRKLFDDVNIKFTAGNTYGLIGANGAGKSTFLKILAGDIEPTTGHISLGPDERLSVLRQNHFDYENERVIDVVIMGNEQLYSIMKEKDAIYMKEDFSDEDGVRAAELEGEFAELGGWEAESEASQLLQNLNIAEDLHYQNMSELTNGEKVKVLLAKALFGKPDVLLLDEPTNGLDIQSINWLEEFLIDFENTVIVVSHDRHFLNKVCTHMADLDFGKIKIFVGNYDFWKQSSELAAKLQADRNAKAEEKIKELQEFVARFSANASKSKQATSRKKMLDKIELEEIIPSSRKYPFINFKTEREIGNDLVTVENLKVTIDGEVILDNISFILRPGDKTALIGQNDIQTTALIRALMGDIEYEGTIKWGVTTSQSYLPKDNSRDFATDESILDWLRQFASKEEDDNTFLRGFLGRMLFSGDEVNKSVNVLSGGEKVRVMLSKLMLLKSNVLVLDDPTNHLDLESISSLNDGLKAFKESIIFASHDHEFIQTLANHIIVISKNGVIDRIDETYDEFLENQEVQAKVKELWKD, encoded by the coding sequence TTGCTTACAGTATCAGATGTATCGCTTCGTTTTAGCGATCGAAAATTATTTGACGATGTCAACATTAAGTTTACAGCAGGAAACACATATGGATTGATTGGCGCGAATGGTGCCGGAAAATCAACTTTCCTTAAAATTTTAGCTGGGGATATTGAACCAACAACTGGTCATATTTCCCTTGGACCAGACGAACGCCTTTCTGTGCTTCGCCAAAATCATTTTGACTATGAAAACGAACGGGTCATTGATGTCGTTATCATGGGAAATGAACAGCTTTACAGTATCATGAAAGAAAAAGATGCCATTTACATGAAAGAAGACTTTTCAGATGAAGATGGTGTCCGTGCAGCCGAATTAGAAGGTGAATTTGCCGAACTTGGCGGTTGGGAAGCTGAAAGTGAGGCCTCACAACTTCTTCAAAATCTAAATATTGCTGAAGATCTTCACTACCAAAATATGAGTGAATTAACCAATGGAGAAAAGGTAAAGGTTCTCTTGGCTAAAGCGCTCTTTGGTAAACCAGATGTCCTATTACTAGATGAGCCGACAAATGGTCTTGACATTCAATCGATTAACTGGCTAGAAGAATTTTTAATTGACTTTGAAAATACCGTTATTGTCGTATCTCACGACCGTCATTTCCTAAATAAAGTATGTACCCATATGGCTGACTTAGACTTTGGTAAAATCAAAATCTTCGTCGGGAACTATGATTTCTGGAAACAATCTAGCGAATTAGCTGCGAAATTACAAGCTGACCGTAATGCAAAAGCAGAGGAAAAAATCAAAGAATTACAAGAATTCGTTGCACGCTTTTCTGCCAATGCTTCAAAATCAAAACAGGCAACTTCTCGTAAAAAAATGCTCGATAAGATTGAATTAGAAGAAATTATTCCGTCTAGTCGTAAATACCCATTTATCAACTTTAAAACTGAGCGAGAAATTGGAAATGATTTAGTAACGGTTGAAAACTTGAAAGTCACTATTGATGGCGAAGTCATTTTAGACAATATTAGCTTTATTCTTCGTCCAGGGGATAAGACAGCTCTTATTGGACAAAATGATATCCAAACGACTGCTCTTATCCGTGCATTGATGGGAGACATTGAGTACGAAGGTACAATTAAATGGGGAGTAACAACCAGTCAATCTTACCTACCAAAAGATAATAGTCGCGATTTCGCAACTGATGAATCCATTCTTGACTGGCTTCGTCAATTTGCAAGCAAAGAAGAAGATGATAATACCTTCTTACGCGGATTTTTGGGGCGTATGCTCTTTTCTGGTGACGAAGTCAACAAATCTGTCAATGTCCTCTCAGGGGGAGAAAAAGTGCGCGTGATGCTCTCAAAACTCATGCTCCTCAAATCAAATGTCCTTGTCCTTGATGACCCAACAAATCACTTGGACTTAGAATCTATTTCTAGTTTGAATGACGGATTAAAAGCCTTTAAAGAATCAATTATCTTTGCCAGTCACGATCACGAATTCATTCAAACCTTAGCAAACCATATTATTGTTATTTCAAAAAATGGTGTCATTGACCGCATTGATGAAACCTATGACGAATTCTTGGAAAATCAAGAAGTTCAAGCAAAAGTAAAAGAACTTTGGAAAGATTAA